A window of Nocardia arthritidis genomic DNA:
GGTGGTAGGTCGGCTAGCTCGATATTTGCTGACCGCCGCTCGAATGAAAGGTCGAGTCGAATGCGAGATAGGCGCTGGAAACGTAGGCCCGGTAGCTCGGCAGCGTCCGGATCATGGGCGCGGCGGATGGTCATCGGATTGGTCACCGCGCTGCTACTGCCGCTCGGGATCACGCTCGTCGGCGGCGCAACCGCATCGGCGGCCTTCAACCCCGGTGCATTCGACTTCTGGGTCGATTCGCCGATGGGCCCGATCAAGTCGCGCATCATCCGCGCCAGGGACGGCAACACCGATCGCGTGGTCTATGTGCTCGACGGTATGCGCGCCCGTGAGGATCTGAACGGGTGGGAGATCGAAACCAACGTCCCGCAGACGCTGGCCGACTGGAATATGAACGTCGTTATGCCGGTGGGCGGACAGTCCAGCTTCTATGCCGACTGGAATGCGCCGAGCAACTTCTTCGGCATTCCGCCGGGCACCGGTTCGAGTTCGGGTTCCGGCGGGCTGAACATCCTCGCGGCCGGTCCGGGCAAGAGCTACCGGTACCAGTGGGAGACCTTCCTCGAGAACGATCTGCGTCCGGCCCTGCGTGACCGGCTCGGGTTCAACCCGAACCGCAACGGTGTGTTCGGCCTGTCCATGGGCGGTAGCGCCGCGCTGACCCTGGCCGCCTACCACCCCGATCACTACAGCTACGCCGGCGCCTTCTCCGGTTATCTGAATATCTCCGCACCGGGTATGCGCGAGGCGATCCGGACCGCGATGATCGACGCGGGCGGCTACAACGTCGACTCGATGGCGCCGCCGTGGGGTCCGCAGTGGCTGCGGATGGACCCGTTCGTCTTCGCGCCGACGCTGATCAACAACGGCACCAAGCTGTGGGTCGCCGCGGGTAACGGCCTGCCGCGGCAGGATGACCTGAATATCCCGCTCGATCAGGTGCTCGATCGCATCTCGAAGGGTGGTCCGCTGGAGCTGTTGGCGATGTGGAATACGGTCGCCTTCAAGCTGCGGATGGATTCGCTCGGGGCGCGCAATGTCACCTACTCGTTCCCGCCCGCCGGTCTGCACGCCTGGACCAACTGGCAGGACGAGGCGTATCAGATGATTCCGGATATGTCGGCCAATATCGGCTGACCCGACCGGCCAGAGCCGCCCGGCACCGATCGAGGTGTCGGGCGGTTCGTCGTTTACGCCTGGATTGGCTGATCGGTCGCTGACTGTTCCGAGAGTTGGCCGCGGAAACCAGTATTCGGATAATTTGGCCGCACCTCGGCAAATGCCGTGACTTGATCACGATCCGGTATCGGCATGCGTTTCCGCTGGGTCGACTCCGAATAACGACCTATAGAAAGCGGTAGCGCGGCGAATGCGCGGCGGTTGCGGTCAACGGTGATCGAACGGGCGAAAGGTCGAGTCGATGCGGTCTGACGTGGTGCGCGGAAGGATTGCTGAAGGCCGGTTGCGTGGTCGCCGCCGAGTGCGGCGCACGGTCGCCGCCGTGGTGCTCGCGCTGGCCGTGCCCTTCGGAATCGGCGGGCTGGCGGCACCGGCGACGGCGAGTTTCAATCCGGCGGGCTTCGATTTCTGGGTCGATTCGAGCATGGGCCCGATCAAGAGCCGCGTCTTCCGCGCCGCGGACGGCAACACCCGTCGCGTCGTCTACGCGTTGGACGGGCTGCGCGCCAGGAACGACCTGAGCGGCTGGGAGATCGACACCGAAATCTCCAGGGTGCTGCCGCAATGGAACATCAATGTGGTGATGCCGGTCGGCGGCCAGTCCAGTTTCTATTCCGACTGGATCGCGCCGAGCAACACCAACGGCCAGGCCACCACCTACAAGTGGGAAACGTTCATCACCGAGAATCTGCGCGACGCGCTGCGCGACCGGCTCGGTTTCAGCCCGGTGGGCAACGCGGTGTTCGGCCTGTCCATGGGCGGCAGCGCCGCGCTGGCCCTCGCGGCCTACCACCCGGACCAATTCCGTTACGCGGGTTCGTATTCGGGGTACCTCAACATTTCCGCCCCCGGTATGCGCGAGGGTCTGCGGCTCGCGCTGCTGGATGCGGGCGGATTCAACATCGACGCCATGTGGGGTCCGCCGTGGGATCCCAAGTGGCTGCGCAACGATCCGTTCATGTTCGCACCGCTGTTGCGGCGCAACGGTACTCGGCTGTGGATCTCCACCGGCAACGGTATGAACGGGCCGAAGGACGTGATCAACGCGCCGATCGATGCCTTCCACCTCGGCAACGCCATGGCGCTGGAGACGATCGCGCTGGCGAATACCCGTGCCTTCCAAGCCAGGATGGACGGCCTCGGCCCGAATAACGCGGTGTTCGACTACACGCCGGTCGGCGTGCACAGCTGGCATTACTGGCAGGACGAGGTATTCAAGATGCTTCCGGATATGAGCGCGAATCTGGGTTGATGCCAAATCTCGCGGCGCCGCATGAATTTTCGGTGTTCCGAGAAGACATCACCTGCCGGACGCGATAGGGTCACCGCACCATCACAGCTTGCCCACGGGCGGATTTCGGCCATCGGGTTGCCTCGGCCTTGCTAAGGCATCGGTGACCGAATATCGTCCAGCGAGCGCAAGTGTGACCAGATCGATGTAGCGCCGTCGGGTGTGCCGGAAGGTCGGGATCCGGTAAGTCCATGACGTGCGTCTCGTTGGCAGCACGGGTGTTGTCGCGTCCGCAGGGCCCGCGGCCACACCACAACAGCAGAAAGAGAGCAGGATTCATGCGTTTCGGCAGGGCCGCCGCGCCGGAGAAGGATAGGTCGGGACGGCGAGGCGCACCTCGCGGTTTGCGTAATCGAATTCTTGCTGTCGGCGCGGCCGCGCTGGCACTACCCATCGCCGCCGGCGCCGCGGCCCCGACCATGGCCACCGCGGCGCCCGCCGCCGTCGCCGGTCCGGCGCTGCGCGTACCGTCCGGCGGCTACGAGGATCTGGTGGTCCCGTCGACGATGGGCCCGATCAAGGTACAGGTCCAGTGGGCCGCTCGCGGCGGTAACGCTGCGCTGTACCTGCTCGACGGCCTGCGCGCCAAGGACGATCGCAATGCCTGGTCGTTCGAGACGAACGCGCTGCAGCAGTTCGCCAACGACAACATCAGCCTGGTCATGCCGGTCGGCGGCCAGTCCAGCTTCTACACCGACTGGTACGCGCCGAGTAACACCAACGGCCAGAAGACCACCTACAAGTGGGAAACCTTCCTCACCAAGGAACTTCCAGCCTTCCTCGCGAATTACGGTGTCTCGCCGAACAACAACGCGGTGATCGGCCTGTCCATGGGTGGTAGCGCCGCGCTCGCGCTGGCCGCCTACCACCGCGAGCAGTTCAAGTACGCCGGTTCCTACTCGGGTTATCTGAACCTGTCCGCGCCGGGTATGCGCGAGGCGATCCGCCTGGCGATGCTGGACGCGGGCCGCTTCAACGTCGACGCGATGGCCGCGCCGTGGAGCCCGCAGTGGCTGCGGATGGACCCGTTCGTCTTCGCGCCGCAGCTGCGCGGCCTGCCGATGCACATCTCGGCGGCCAACGGCATCCCCGGCCAGTTCGACCACCCGGATTCGGCCATCGGCGTGTTCAACACCGCCAACGGTATGGCGCTCGAGGCGCTGTCGCTGGTGAACACCCGTGCGTTCCAGGCCCGGCTCGGCGCGCTCGGTATCCCGGCCGAGTTCGACTTCCCGGCGGCCGGTACCCACGCCTGGAAGTACTGGGAGGACCAGTTGGCCAAGTCCCGCAAGGGAATTCTGGACGCCACCAACGCCTGGTGATTTTTGAAAAGCGGCTTGTCCCGCCTCTCCGCGTATTTTCGCCGGTCGTGAGAGCCGCCCGGCCCGGTTAACGGGCTGGCGGCAGGCGAAGTAGTCGCTTTTTGGGCGTACCCGACGAGCTACCCATGTGCTCGCGAAATCAGTTGTCGCGGTGGGTAGCTCGTCGAGGCGTTTGAACTGGCTGGTCTATTCCCGTGTGTCTTACCGGGAACTGGCCGGTTACGGGGGTAGAAAGCTTTTGTGGCTGGGATCGCGTGCGGTAGATGGGGGAGAATCGGACGACGGGCCGGAGCGGCGCGTATCCGGTTGACGTTGCTTGCCACGGCCATGGTGCTACCCCTGGCGGCGGGCCTATCCACCGCCGCCCAACCCGCGAGCGCACAACCGGCGGCCGCCGCGCAGGGCGCCTCGGTGCAGAAGGTGGTGTGGCTCAACGACCGCCGCGTCGCGCTCTGGGTGAACTCGCCGTCGATGGGCAGCCCGGTCCAGGTGCAGCTGCTGCTCGCGCGCGACTGGAATACCCGCCCCGACGCCAAATTCCCGGTGCTGTACCTGCTGGACGGCCTACGCGCGACCGAGGACGAGAGCGGCTGGACCAAGGACGCGGGCGCGGTCGACTTCTTCGCCGACAAGAATGTCACCGTCGTGCTGCCGATCGGCGGCCAGTCCAGCTTCTACTCCGACTGGCTACAGCCGAACAACGGCAAGAACTACAAGTGGGAAACCTTCCTGATGAAGGAGCTGCCGCCGCTGTTGGAGGGGCAGTGGCGGGCCACGGATGTGCGTGGCATGGAGGGGCTTTCGATGGGCGGCACGGCCGCCATGTTCCTGGCCGCGCGCAATCCCGGCTTCGCCAAATACGCGGCCTCCTATTCCGGCTTCCTGACCACGACCACGCTCGGCATGCCGCAGGCCATCCAGTACGCGATGCGCGATGCGGGCGGCTTCGATGCGAATGCCATGTGGGGGCCGCCGAACGGCCCGGAGTGGGCGGGCCACGATCCGTACGCGCTGGCCGACAAGCTCAAGGGCGTGAGCCTGTACATCTCCAGCGGCAGCGGCGCCACCGGGCCGTTCGATCAGGCGTCGGCGATTCCCGGGGTCAGCACCAACTTCGCCGGCATGGGTTTGGAGATACTGTCGCGGCTCACCTCACAGAACTTCGTCACCAAGCTGGCCAAGCTGTCGATTCCGGCGCAGGTGAATTACCGTCCGTCCGGCACCCATTCGTGGCCGTACTGGGATTTCGAGATGCGGCAGTCGTGGACGCAGGCGGCGTCGGCGCTCGGTGTCGACGCGGGCAAACCCGGCTGTGCGGTGGGCGGCGCGATCGGCGCCGTCGTCGCGGGCAACAACTGGCTCGGCGACTGTCTGACCCCCGAGTATCAGGTGAACGGCGGTGTGGCGCAGGACTTCCGGGGCGGGCGGGTGTTCTTCACGCCCGGCACGGGTGCGCACGCGGTGGGCGGGATGATCGGCGGTGGTTATCAGGCGGCGGCCGCGGTGCTCGGTTTGCCGACCGGCGACGAGCGTCCGCTGCCGGACGGGCGCGGCCGCTTCCAGACCTTCCAGAACGGCTCGCTGTACTGGACGCCGCAGACCGGCGCGCAGGTGGTGCGCGGCGCGATCCTCGACGAGTGGGGCAAACAGGGCTACGAACGCGGCCCGG
This region includes:
- a CDS encoding alpha/beta hydrolase, coding for MRFGRAAAPEKDRSGRRGAPRGLRNRILAVGAAALALPIAAGAAAPTMATAAPAAVAGPALRVPSGGYEDLVVPSTMGPIKVQVQWAARGGNAALYLLDGLRAKDDRNAWSFETNALQQFANDNISLVMPVGGQSSFYTDWYAPSNTNGQKTTYKWETFLTKELPAFLANYGVSPNNNAVIGLSMGGSAALALAAYHREQFKYAGSYSGYLNLSAPGMREAIRLAMLDAGRFNVDAMAAPWSPQWLRMDPFVFAPQLRGLPMHISAANGIPGQFDHPDSAIGVFNTANGMALEALSLVNTRAFQARLGALGIPAEFDFPAAGTHAWKYWEDQLAKSRKGILDATNAW
- a CDS encoding alpha/beta hydrolase-fold protein; this encodes MVLPLAAGLSTAAQPASAQPAAAAQGASVQKVVWLNDRRVALWVNSPSMGSPVQVQLLLARDWNTRPDAKFPVLYLLDGLRATEDESGWTKDAGAVDFFADKNVTVVLPIGGQSSFYSDWLQPNNGKNYKWETFLMKELPPLLEGQWRATDVRGMEGLSMGGTAAMFLAARNPGFAKYAASYSGFLTTTTLGMPQAIQYAMRDAGGFDANAMWGPPNGPEWAGHDPYALADKLKGVSLYISSGSGATGPFDQASAIPGVSTNFAGMGLEILSRLTSQNFVTKLAKLSIPAQVNYRPSGTHSWPYWDFEMRQSWTQAASALGVDAGKPGCAVGGAIGAVVAGNNWLGDCLTPEYQVNGGVAQDFRGGRVFFTPGTGAHAVGGMIGGGYQAAAAVLGLPTGDERPLPDGRGRFQTFQNGSLYWTPQTGAQVVRGAILDEWGKQGYERGPAGYPTGPEMKTPNKDGAVQGFENGPFYYNQKTGAHRVQGLILGKYAQLGYENSWLGFPAAEEQAIKDLGRFSRFEGGNIYWSPLSGAWAVRSGPVMDTWKDTGFENGRLGYPISDEFPIPGGVQQNFQGGFITVKDGKPEVH
- a CDS encoding alpha/beta hydrolase translates to MRSDVVRGRIAEGRLRGRRRVRRTVAAVVLALAVPFGIGGLAAPATASFNPAGFDFWVDSSMGPIKSRVFRAADGNTRRVVYALDGLRARNDLSGWEIDTEISRVLPQWNINVVMPVGGQSSFYSDWIAPSNTNGQATTYKWETFITENLRDALRDRLGFSPVGNAVFGLSMGGSAALALAAYHPDQFRYAGSYSGYLNISAPGMREGLRLALLDAGGFNIDAMWGPPWDPKWLRNDPFMFAPLLRRNGTRLWISTGNGMNGPKDVINAPIDAFHLGNAMALETIALANTRAFQARMDGLGPNNAVFDYTPVGVHSWHYWQDEVFKMLPDMSANLG
- a CDS encoding alpha/beta hydrolase encodes the protein MRDRRWKRRPGSSAASGSWARRMVIGLVTALLLPLGITLVGGATASAAFNPGAFDFWVDSPMGPIKSRIIRARDGNTDRVVYVLDGMRAREDLNGWEIETNVPQTLADWNMNVVMPVGGQSSFYADWNAPSNFFGIPPGTGSSSGSGGLNILAAGPGKSYRYQWETFLENDLRPALRDRLGFNPNRNGVFGLSMGGSAALTLAAYHPDHYSYAGAFSGYLNISAPGMREAIRTAMIDAGGYNVDSMAPPWGPQWLRMDPFVFAPTLINNGTKLWVAAGNGLPRQDDLNIPLDQVLDRISKGGPLELLAMWNTVAFKLRMDSLGARNVTYSFPPAGLHAWTNWQDEAYQMIPDMSANIG